The following proteins come from a genomic window of Sphingosinicella flava:
- the serA gene encoding phosphoglycerate dehydrogenase has translation MPKVLISDQMDPKAAEIFRANGVEVDEKPGLTKEELKAIIGQYDGLAIRSATKVTPDVLEAATNLKVVGRAGIGVDNVDIPAASAKGVVVMNTPFGNSITTAEHAIALMFALARELPQADASTQAGKWEKNRFMGVELTSKTLGLIGAGNIGSIVADRALGLKMKVVAFDPFLTPERAVDLGIEKVELDQLLARADFITLHTPLTDQTRNILSRENLAKTKKGVRIINCARGGLIDEAALKDMLESGHVAGAALDVFVEEPAKQNPLFGTSGFVATPHLGASTTEAQVNVAIQVAEQMSDYLMRGGVTNALNMPSLSAEEAPKLRPYMELAQELGSLVGQLEGERITGVSIEVEGAAASLNQKPVTGAVLAGLMRVYSQTVNMVNAPFLAKERGLDVREVRHDREGDYHTLVRVAVATPDGERSVAGTLFGNAAPRLVEMFGIKVEAELKGEMIYIVNEDAPGFIGRLGTVLGQAGINIGTFHLGRRAAKGEALALVSVDGHVGADVIGQIKAIAGVRRVKALRFGG, from the coding sequence ATGCCCAAAGTCCTCATCTCCGATCAGATGGATCCGAAAGCCGCCGAAATCTTCCGCGCCAACGGTGTCGAGGTCGACGAAAAGCCCGGCCTTACCAAGGAGGAACTGAAAGCCATTATCGGCCAATATGACGGCCTTGCCATCCGTTCCGCGACCAAGGTGACGCCGGACGTGCTCGAAGCCGCGACCAACCTCAAGGTCGTCGGCCGCGCCGGGATCGGCGTCGACAATGTCGATATCCCCGCGGCTTCCGCGAAGGGCGTCGTCGTCATGAACACGCCCTTCGGCAATTCGATCACCACCGCCGAACATGCCATCGCCCTGATGTTCGCGCTCGCCCGCGAACTCCCCCAGGCCGATGCCTCGACGCAAGCGGGCAAGTGGGAAAAGAACCGCTTCATGGGCGTCGAGCTCACCTCCAAGACCCTCGGCCTCATCGGCGCGGGCAATATCGGATCGATCGTCGCCGACCGTGCGCTCGGCCTCAAGATGAAGGTGGTCGCCTTCGATCCCTTCCTGACGCCCGAACGCGCCGTCGACCTCGGCATCGAAAAGGTGGAACTGGACCAGCTTCTCGCCCGCGCCGATTTTATCACCCTCCACACGCCGCTCACCGACCAGACCCGCAACATCCTCTCTCGCGAAAATCTCGCCAAGACGAAGAAGGGCGTCCGCATCATCAATTGCGCGCGCGGCGGCCTGATCGACGAAGCGGCGCTGAAAGACATGCTGGAAAGCGGCCACGTCGCGGGCGCCGCGCTCGACGTGTTCGTCGAGGAACCAGCCAAGCAGAACCCGCTGTTCGGCACCTCTGGCTTTGTCGCCACGCCCCATCTCGGGGCGTCGACGACCGAAGCGCAAGTCAATGTCGCGATCCAGGTCGCCGAGCAGATGTCCGATTATCTGATGCGCGGCGGTGTCACCAACGCGCTCAACATGCCCTCCCTTTCTGCCGAGGAAGCGCCGAAGCTGCGCCCCTATATGGAATTGGCGCAGGAACTCGGCTCCCTCGTCGGTCAGCTCGAAGGCGAGCGCATCACCGGCGTCTCGATCGAGGTGGAAGGGGCCGCTGCATCGCTCAATCAGAAACCGGTCACCGGCGCCGTCCTCGCCGGATTGATGCGCGTCTATTCGCAAACGGTGAACATGGTGAACGCGCCCTTCCTCGCGAAGGAACGCGGCCTCGACGTGCGCGAGGTGCGCCACGACCGCGAGGGCGATTATCATACCCTTGTCCGCGTTGCCGTCGCTACACCCGATGGCGAGCGCTCCGTCGCGGGCACCTTGTTCGGCAATGCCGCGCCGCGCCTCGTCGAGATGTTCGGCATCAAGGTCGAGGCGGAGTTGAAGGGAGAGATGATCTATATCGTCAACGAAGACGCGCCGGGCTTCATCGGGCGCCTCGGTACAGTGCTCGGTCAGGCGGGCATCAATATCGGCACCTTCCATCTTGGCCGCCGCGCCGCGAAGGGCGAGGCGTTGGCCTTGGTATCGGTCGACGGCCATGTCGGTGCGGATGTGATCGGGCAAATCAAGGCGATCGCGGGCGTGCGGCGGGTCAAGGCGCTGCGTTTCGGCGGTTGA
- a CDS encoding endonuclease domain-containing protein → MRRAPTEPEQRLWLALRAGRLTGAKFRRQVVIGPYIADFACRLPSQLVIEIDGNTHADQAAYDQARTQYLEAQGYCVLRFTNADIMTNLEGVLQASTQALTPPLPNLSPEGERG, encoded by the coding sequence ATGCGCCGCGCTCCCACCGAGCCGGAGCAGCGCCTCTGGCTCGCCCTCCGCGCAGGCCGCCTGACCGGCGCCAAGTTTCGCCGTCAAGTCGTCATCGGCCCCTACATCGCTGATTTTGCCTGCCGTCTCCCGTCCCAGCTCGTCATCGAGATCGATGGCAACACTCACGCCGATCAGGCCGCCTACGATCAGGCCCGAACCCAATATCTCGAAGCGCAGGGCTATTGCGTCCTCCGCTTCACCAACGCCGACATCATGACCAATCTGGAGGGTGTGCTTCAGGCTTCAACGCAAGCCCTGACTCCCCCTCTCCCTAACCTCTCCCCTGAAGGGGAGAGGGGTTGA